The following are from one region of the Candidatus Kapaibacterium sp. genome:
- a CDS encoding Lrp/AsnC family transcriptional regulator, giving the protein MKKFPEVKDIDRLICSLLQRNARLTLRELARQVKLSVPTVREHIRRLEEQGIIEGYFTKLNHRVFGYDITAFISVFVESSVHYPEFLARCKRRPEILECHAITGEASHLLKVRTHDTASLEQLLADIQRWPGVRRTLTSLVLSTHVETLAFPIR; this is encoded by the coding sequence CGCCTTATTTGCTCTCTGCTACAACGCAATGCACGCTTGACCCTCCGAGAATTAGCTCGGCAGGTTAAGCTCTCCGTGCCAACGGTACGCGAGCACATCCGGAGATTGGAGGAACAGGGCATCATTGAGGGGTACTTCACGAAGCTCAACCACAGAGTCTTCGGCTACGACATCACAGCGTTCATCTCCGTGTTCGTGGAGTCCAGCGTCCACTACCCAGAGTTCCTTGCCCGCTGCAAGCGGCGTCCGGAAATCTTGGAATGCCATGCCATCACCGGCGAGGCATCGCACCTCCTGAAGGTTCGGACGCACGACACAGCCTCGTTGGAGCAGTTGCTGGCAGACATCCAGCGCTGGCCAGGTGTCCGGCGAACGCTAACTAGTCTGGTGCTCTCCACGCACGTTGAAACCCTCGCCTTCCCAATACGGTAG
- a CDS encoding glutamine synthetase III, which yields MAAPHHSYDVIAAAKNWRLNGIPTQPAVPVEEIFAQNVFTIELMQQRLSKPVFRSLLATIREGRQLDPSIADTVALAMKEWALERGATHYAHWFQPLTGSTAEKHESFITPNAGGGAIAEFSGKDLIQGEPDASSFPSGGLRETFEARGYTAWDPTSPAFIMEHPNGATLCIPSVFASWTGDALDYKLPLLRSVEALNRQALRILRLFGDQRTMKVYATAGAEQEYFLVDEEFYFRRPDLFLCGRTLFGARPPRGQELQDHYFGSIPERVLSFMSDVEYQLYKIGVPVKTRHNEVAPGQYEIAPLYEHCNISADHQQLIMQVLRNTARKYGMVCLLHEKPFAGINGSGKHTNWSLATDTGINLLDPGETPHENMLFLFFCAAVLKAVDVHQDLLRISVASAGNDHRLGGHEAPPAVISVFLGEQLTEIFELLGKESMRRRRSSSGLLGLGIPVLPPLPRHGGDRNRTSPFAFTGNKFEFRAVGASQNIAFPLTVLNTIVAWAIDEMATELEQWLERGASLEEALRNVLRQTFQRHQRIVFNGDNYSPAWAQEAWRRGLLNLTNAVDAIERLTEPKNRELFARYGVLNDRELEARQQVLFDQYSKTTAIEAETATWIAQTMVFPAAAANIRELAESAQALKALKVPCSSISRLLREIAAAADELDARIADLQRVLQQMPSEGSAQRAAYARDAILPRLEALRPIVDELERLVADQYWMLPSYREMLFVK from the coding sequence ATGGCAGCGCCACATCATAGCTACGATGTCATTGCGGCTGCTAAGAACTGGCGACTCAATGGGATACCTACACAGCCAGCGGTACCTGTGGAGGAGATCTTCGCACAGAACGTCTTCACAATCGAGCTCATGCAGCAGCGCCTCTCGAAGCCCGTTTTCCGGTCGCTGCTAGCAACTATCCGTGAAGGGCGGCAATTGGATCCTTCGATTGCCGACACGGTCGCTTTGGCGATGAAGGAATGGGCACTGGAGCGAGGTGCAACACACTACGCCCACTGGTTCCAGCCGCTGACCGGTAGCACTGCTGAGAAGCACGAGAGTTTCATCACTCCAAATGCTGGCGGTGGGGCAATTGCCGAGTTTTCGGGGAAAGACCTCATCCAGGGAGAGCCTGACGCCTCTTCGTTCCCTAGCGGAGGGCTTCGTGAGACCTTTGAGGCACGCGGGTATACAGCATGGGACCCCACTTCCCCTGCTTTCATTATGGAGCATCCCAACGGGGCCACGCTCTGCATCCCCAGCGTCTTCGCCTCCTGGACCGGAGACGCCTTAGACTACAAGCTCCCCTTGCTGCGCTCTGTGGAGGCTCTCAACCGACAAGCCTTACGAATACTGCGCCTCTTCGGAGACCAACGTACGATGAAGGTCTACGCCACTGCGGGTGCCGAGCAGGAGTACTTCCTCGTGGACGAGGAGTTCTACTTTCGCCGTCCTGATCTCTTCCTCTGCGGGCGCACGCTCTTCGGCGCCCGCCCACCCCGAGGGCAGGAGCTTCAAGATCACTACTTCGGCTCCATCCCCGAGCGCGTGCTCAGCTTCATGAGCGACGTGGAGTACCAGCTCTACAAGATTGGTGTCCCCGTCAAGACGCGTCACAACGAGGTTGCCCCCGGGCAGTATGAGATTGCGCCGCTATACGAGCACTGCAACATCTCGGCAGACCACCAGCAGCTCATCATGCAGGTGCTGCGCAACACCGCTCGCAAGTACGGCATGGTCTGCTTGCTCCACGAAAAGCCTTTCGCTGGCATCAACGGTAGTGGGAAGCACACGAACTGGTCCCTTGCGACGGACACTGGCATCAATCTCTTGGATCCAGGCGAGACGCCACACGAGAACATGCTCTTCCTCTTCTTCTGCGCGGCGGTACTGAAGGCTGTTGACGTGCACCAGGACCTGCTCCGCATCAGCGTCGCTTCGGCAGGCAACGACCACCGTCTCGGTGGACACGAAGCACCGCCAGCCGTCATCTCGGTCTTCTTGGGAGAGCAGTTGACCGAAATCTTCGAGTTGCTGGGCAAGGAATCGATGCGCCGACGGCGAAGTAGCAGTGGGCTGCTAGGGTTGGGCATTCCCGTGCTACCGCCTCTGCCGAGGCACGGGGGTGATCGGAACCGAACCTCACCCTTTGCCTTCACCGGTAACAAGTTTGAGTTCCGTGCTGTTGGGGCATCGCAGAACATCGCATTCCCGCTGACCGTGCTCAACACGATCGTAGCGTGGGCCATTGACGAGATGGCAACCGAGCTAGAGCAGTGGCTAGAACGTGGGGCTTCGCTAGAGGAAGCACTGCGGAACGTCCTGCGACAGACCTTCCAACGCCACCAGCGGATTGTGTTCAACGGTGACAACTACTCCCCAGCCTGGGCGCAGGAGGCATGGAGGCGCGGATTGCTAAACCTCACAAACGCCGTGGACGCTATCGAACGGCTAACAGAACCCAAGAATCGAGAGCTCTTTGCTCGCTACGGAGTGCTCAACGACCGGGAGCTGGAAGCTCGCCAACAGGTGCTCTTCGACCAGTACAGCAAGACCACCGCCATCGAGGCTGAGACGGCTACCTGGATTGCCCAGACGATGGTCTTCCCGGCAGCGGCTGCGAACATCCGGGAGCTAGCGGAGTCGGCTCAGGCACTGAAAGCTCTGAAGGTTCCCTGCAGTAGCATCTCGAGGTTACTGCGTGAGATTGCCGCAGCCGCCGACGAGCTGGACGCCCGCATCGCCGATCTCCAGCGGGTACTCCAGCAAATGCCCAGCGAAGGCTCTGCACAGCGTGCTGCCTACGCCCGCGATGCTATCCTGCCACGGCTGGAAGCCTTACGGCCCATTGTAGACGAGCTGGAACGCCTGGTGGCCGACCAGTATTGGATGCTGCCAAGCTACCGGGAGATGCTCTTCGTCAAGTGA
- a CDS encoding recombination regulator RecX: MRVVQIRQSGQLEGVVCLDDGSELVCPLSVLADFGLRKGQELPPNVLTQLCRESLRWRIRHTALRFLARRAHSRRELRSKLLRKFPEDSELVESVLQTLAEEGYLDDAAYAEAFVCQRLERSAASPARLVVELRQRGVDAELAVSTVQRYLPDSALIEQARRAAARKLRSLHRKAPEQRWRALAAYLGRQGFPAAVIRRVLQESFPDTAGVEDVE; the protein is encoded by the coding sequence ATGCGAGTCGTCCAGATTCGCCAGAGTGGGCAACTAGAAGGCGTGGTATGCCTAGACGACGGCAGCGAGCTCGTCTGTCCCTTGTCGGTCCTCGCTGACTTCGGACTACGTAAGGGGCAGGAGCTCCCACCCAATGTACTGACACAGCTCTGCCGGGAGAGTCTGCGCTGGCGTATCCGACATACAGCCCTCCGCTTCTTGGCGCGGCGGGCACACTCTCGCAGAGAACTCCGGAGCAAGCTCCTACGCAAGTTCCCCGAGGATTCCGAGCTTGTGGAATCCGTTCTGCAAACCCTCGCTGAGGAGGGCTATCTGGACGACGCCGCATACGCGGAGGCGTTTGTCTGCCAGCGACTGGAGCGGAGTGCCGCTTCGCCAGCACGGCTTGTTGTTGAGCTCCGCCAGCGAGGGGTTGATGCGGAACTCGCCGTATCCACCGTCCAGCGGTACCTCCCGGACTCTGCGCTCATAGAGCAGGCACGCCGGGCAGCAGCACGCAAGTTGCGCTCTCTGCACCGCAAGGCCCCAGAACAGCGGTGGCGGGCGCTCGCTGCCTACTTAGGACGACAGGGCTTCCCAGCAGCTGTCATCCGACGCGTCCTGCAAGAGTCTTTTCCCGACACCGCTGGAGTAGAGGATGTCGAGTAG
- a CDS encoding OmpA family protein has translation MSSSTVVGLALGLLGRLCLQAVEGPPHIHCKVRLPEQFNTHQPTILPLLSPDGKRLYVDRKHHPGNTGGMRDPDEIWYAERLPDGSWSELRNVGPPLNTPGSDVLCAFSPDGREALVFGIYRPDGSKQSGFSVSRWTDSGWGFPQPLRIRNFYNLSQHYYATWSPDRRVLILSLQRLDSYGGLDLYVSRYDSLSGEWTEPENMGPVLNTSGMEGSPFLAPDGQTLYFFSTGHRGSGGMDLFMSRRLDESWKHWSTPVNLGPEVNTPADEASISLTSRGDTAYIVSADLQTRQPGIYAVCLAENLRPLPVVEPSQPPPAPTTVLRLFFAFNRWELSAAAQQQLADFMRQIEVDSLAAVLVEGHTDDVGPEPYNAWLSRKRAETVAQELIRLGIPSSALQVAGYGSSRPLVAGTTASARQQNRRVEITVRYRSGAPP, from the coding sequence ATGTCGAGTAGCACTGTCGTTGGGCTTGCCCTCGGCCTACTGGGAAGACTGTGTCTCCAGGCCGTAGAAGGGCCTCCGCACATCCACTGCAAGGTGCGTTTGCCCGAACAGTTCAACACTCACCAGCCCACCATCCTGCCGCTACTCTCTCCAGACGGCAAGCGACTGTACGTAGACCGTAAGCACCATCCAGGAAACACCGGCGGGATGCGCGATCCCGACGAAATTTGGTATGCTGAGCGGCTCCCCGATGGTAGCTGGTCTGAGCTGCGAAACGTCGGTCCACCGCTCAACACGCCTGGTAGCGACGTCCTCTGCGCCTTCAGCCCTGATGGGCGAGAAGCGCTCGTCTTCGGCATCTACCGGCCCGATGGCAGCAAGCAGAGTGGCTTCTCTGTCAGCCGCTGGACCGACTCCGGTTGGGGCTTCCCGCAGCCGTTGCGAATCCGCAACTTCTACAATCTCTCGCAGCACTACTATGCCACCTGGTCACCGGACCGGCGCGTGCTCATCCTCAGTCTCCAGCGGCTGGACTCCTACGGCGGGTTAGACCTGTACGTCTCCCGCTACGACTCGCTCTCCGGCGAGTGGACGGAGCCGGAGAACATGGGGCCCGTTCTCAACACCAGCGGAATGGAGGGCTCGCCCTTCCTGGCTCCCGATGGGCAGACGCTCTACTTCTTCTCTACCGGCCACCGTGGCTCCGGCGGCATGGACCTCTTCATGAGCCGCCGACTGGATGAGAGTTGGAAACACTGGAGCACACCGGTCAACTTAGGCCCAGAAGTCAACACCCCTGCCGACGAGGCCAGTATCAGCCTGACCTCGCGAGGGGACACTGCCTACATCGTCTCAGCAGACCTGCAGACACGCCAACCAGGCATCTACGCCGTCTGCTTGGCCGAGAACCTCCGGCCCCTCCCCGTAGTAGAGCCCTCCCAGCCTCCACCAGCTCCGACGACAGTACTTCGGCTCTTCTTCGCCTTCAACCGCTGGGAGCTCTCAGCAGCGGCGCAGCAGCAGCTTGCCGACTTCATGCGGCAGATAGAGGTGGATTCACTGGCCGCCGTCCTTGTCGAGGGGCATACTGACGACGTCGGCCCAGAGCCCTACAATGCATGGCTCTCCCGCAAGCGGGCAGAGACAGTCGCTCAAGAGCTCATCCGACTGGGGATTCCCTCCTCAGCGCTGCAGGTAGCCGGTTACGGGAGTTCCCGGCCTCTGGTTGCAGGGACAACGGCGTCGGCGCGGCAGCAGAATCGCCGGGTGGAGATCACGGTCCGCTACCGCTCTGGGGCTCCGCCGTAG
- a CDS encoding ATP-binding cassette domain-containing protein has product MRVELQEVTVYYEGHFVPALSAVSFTVPEGAFAVLTGPTGSGKTTTLRLLYRELSPQSGSVWVDGMKLAQLPFRELQRLRRQMGIVFQDCRLLPCETAYENVLLPLLARGVPTRQAQAMVLELFAELGISYLRHKRPAALSGGEQQLVAIARALLPRPRLLLADEPTGNVEPATTAHIAELFRRVHAQGTTVLVATHSADLLALLPATLRIELQDGHVVRITTAEPQSGSGP; this is encoded by the coding sequence ATGCGGGTAGAACTGCAGGAGGTTACGGTCTACTACGAGGGCCACTTCGTTCCGGCGCTCTCGGCCGTGAGCTTCACGGTACCGGAGGGGGCCTTTGCAGTCTTGACGGGTCCAACGGGTTCGGGCAAGACGACGACGCTCCGTCTCCTCTACCGCGAGCTCTCCCCTCAATCGGGCTCGGTCTGGGTGGATGGGATGAAGCTGGCGCAGCTCCCTTTCCGCGAACTGCAGCGCCTGCGACGCCAAATGGGGATTGTCTTTCAAGACTGCCGCCTGCTACCTTGCGAGACAGCCTACGAGAACGTGCTGTTGCCCCTGCTGGCCCGTGGGGTCCCCACGCGGCAGGCGCAGGCAATGGTACTGGAGCTCTTCGCCGAGCTGGGCATCAGCTACCTTCGGCACAAGCGCCCGGCGGCTCTCTCCGGCGGCGAGCAGCAGTTGGTGGCGATTGCCCGTGCTCTGCTGCCACGTCCTCGGCTCCTGCTGGCCGACGAGCCTACTGGTAACGTGGAGCCGGCGACAACGGCTCATATCGCCGAGCTCTTCCGCCGAGTCCATGCGCAGGGTACCACCGTCCTGGTAGCAACCCACAGCGCCGATCTCTTGGCTCTCTTGCCGGCGACGCTCCGGATCGAGCTCCAGGACGGCCACGTCGTCCGCATCACTACGGCGGAGCCCCAGAGCGGTAGCGGACCGTGA
- the coaE gene encoding dephospho-CoA kinase (Dephospho-CoA kinase (CoaE) performs the final step in coenzyme A biosynthesis.), with the protein MSEPVLIALTGAPGSGKSTVAELLRRSGISVLDADQMAKELVETDPELRERLQQAFGADIFGPDGRLQTAALAARIFGRTPQHRRARQFVEELVHPRVLEALAEHIQHLASEGARLVVVEAALVFETGLDEAFDYVIVVDAQESKRRERLRQRGWSEEQIAAREAAQQSPSSKRLQADIVLANDGSLEELRQSVDFLAALLRTLPPRVPPSEQTEVLPDVSSASERHDAG; encoded by the coding sequence ATGAGCGAGCCTGTGCTGATTGCCCTGACCGGTGCCCCAGGGAGCGGGAAAAGCACTGTCGCTGAACTCCTCCGCCGAAGCGGCATCTCTGTGCTGGACGCCGACCAGATGGCGAAGGAGCTCGTGGAGACCGATCCCGAGCTTCGGGAACGGCTACAGCAGGCCTTCGGCGCGGACATCTTCGGACCCGATGGGCGGCTGCAGACTGCAGCGCTCGCTGCTCGCATCTTCGGGAGGACGCCGCAGCATCGCCGAGCGCGGCAGTTCGTGGAGGAGCTCGTCCACCCGCGAGTACTGGAGGCGCTCGCGGAACACATCCAGCATTTAGCATCGGAAGGGGCACGGTTGGTCGTCGTGGAGGCAGCGCTCGTCTTCGAGACGGGCCTGGACGAGGCCTTCGATTACGTCATCGTCGTGGATGCTCAGGAGTCCAAGCGCCGCGAGCGGCTCCGCCAGCGGGGCTGGAGCGAGGAGCAGATTGCAGCGCGTGAAGCCGCACAGCAATCCCCGTCGTCCAAGCGCCTCCAAGCCGACATCGTGCTCGCCAACGACGGGAGCCTCGAGGAGCTCAGGCAGAGCGTTGACTTCCTCGCGGCACTCCTCCGCACTCTGCCACCACGGGTGCCGCCGTCAGAGCAGACCGAAGTTCTACCGGATGTATCCTCTGCGTCAGAGAGGCACGATGCGGGCTGA
- the purL gene encoding phosphoribosylformylglycinamidine synthase subunit PurL, with product MLQRELTATVETALALGLTAEEYERIVQLLGREPNPTELGMFAVMWSEHCSYKNSLKLLRTLPRTGGRVLSGNENAGMVDIGGGYAIAFKIESHNHPSAVEPYQGAATGVGGILRDIFTTGARPIAVLDSLRFGELKDARTRYLVCGVVRGIGDYGNAFGVPTVGGEVYFQPCYADNPLVNAMAVGIVPIDRIIPSVARGVGNPVYLIGNRTGRDGIHGASLLASRTFEDGQQDMRPSVQVGDPFAEKLLLEAVLELRDAGIVVGMQDMGAAGICCSTSEMSARGRVGMRIDLDAVPLRDPGMSAYEILLSESQERMLVVLRRGTESIAEGICRKWGIGCARIGEVTEDGILRYYRHGELVAEVPAWTLVAGEGAPQYDREAREPAYLQELRAVKPEDLPEPVPPEEAFWRLLTSPTIASKRWVFEQYDHQVQTNTVLLPGMADAAVLRLRELPGRGIAASVDCNSRYVYLNPYRGAQIAVAEAARNVACVGAEPVAITNCLNFGDPYDPEVFWQFREAVRGMGDACRTFGTPVTGGNVSFYNASPRSVVYPTPVIGMLGLVEDVTAVVGMGFRAEGDVVLLIGPQRAELGGSEYLWLFHGMVAGDAPTLELEEERRLQQLLLTAIRRRWLRSAHDCSEGGLAICLAEKAIASEGALGAELVLPWELTAAQLFGEAQTRVVVSVPPEHVADVVQLCREWGLPCVELGWVVRDRFVLQGVVETTVTELRHRYEQALPELVERI from the coding sequence ATGCTGCAGCGTGAGCTGACGGCAACGGTGGAGACGGCCTTGGCACTGGGGTTGACCGCCGAGGAGTACGAGCGGATTGTGCAGCTCCTGGGTCGGGAGCCCAACCCCACGGAGCTGGGGATGTTCGCGGTGATGTGGAGCGAGCACTGTAGCTACAAGAACTCGCTGAAGCTCCTGCGGACGCTGCCGCGGACGGGCGGGCGGGTGCTCTCCGGCAACGAGAATGCCGGTATGGTGGACATCGGCGGCGGGTATGCGATTGCCTTCAAGATCGAGAGCCACAACCACCCCTCGGCGGTAGAGCCGTACCAAGGGGCAGCAACCGGCGTAGGAGGCATCCTGCGGGACATCTTCACCACGGGCGCGCGGCCAATCGCTGTGCTGGACTCCCTGCGCTTCGGGGAACTCAAGGACGCGCGGACGCGCTACCTGGTCTGCGGCGTCGTGCGTGGGATCGGCGACTACGGCAATGCCTTCGGAGTGCCCACGGTCGGCGGCGAGGTGTACTTCCAGCCCTGCTACGCCGACAATCCTCTGGTCAACGCCATGGCCGTGGGGATTGTGCCCATAGACCGCATCATCCCTTCGGTGGCCCGCGGGGTGGGGAACCCGGTCTACCTCATCGGCAACCGAACGGGGCGGGATGGGATCCACGGGGCGTCGCTCTTGGCCTCGCGGACGTTCGAGGATGGGCAGCAGGACATGCGTCCGTCGGTGCAGGTCGGGGACCCTTTCGCTGAGAAGCTGCTGCTGGAGGCAGTGCTGGAGCTGCGCGATGCCGGCATCGTCGTGGGGATGCAGGACATGGGGGCTGCGGGCATCTGCTGCTCAACCTCCGAGATGAGTGCCCGCGGGCGCGTGGGGATGCGGATAGACTTGGACGCCGTGCCGCTGCGCGACCCAGGGATGAGCGCTTACGAAATCTTGCTCTCCGAGTCGCAGGAGCGGATGCTGGTCGTGCTGCGCCGGGGCACGGAGTCGATTGCGGAGGGGATTTGCCGTAAGTGGGGAATCGGCTGCGCACGGATTGGGGAAGTGACCGAGGACGGTATCCTGCGCTACTACCGGCATGGGGAGCTGGTGGCCGAGGTCCCTGCCTGGACGTTGGTGGCCGGCGAAGGGGCGCCGCAGTACGATCGAGAGGCGCGTGAGCCGGCCTACCTGCAAGAGCTCCGAGCCGTGAAGCCCGAGGACCTTCCGGAGCCTGTTCCGCCGGAGGAGGCCTTCTGGCGGCTGCTGACAAGCCCCACGATTGCCAGCAAGCGCTGGGTCTTCGAGCAGTACGACCATCAGGTGCAGACGAACACCGTGCTCCTGCCCGGCATGGCCGATGCTGCCGTACTGCGGCTGCGCGAGCTCCCCGGCCGCGGCATTGCCGCAAGCGTGGACTGCAACAGCCGCTACGTCTACCTCAACCCCTACCGCGGGGCCCAGATCGCGGTCGCAGAGGCCGCCCGGAATGTGGCCTGCGTTGGGGCCGAGCCGGTTGCTATCACGAACTGCCTCAACTTCGGGGACCCGTACGACCCCGAGGTCTTCTGGCAATTCCGCGAGGCCGTCCGAGGCATGGGGGATGCCTGCCGAACCTTTGGGACCCCGGTGACGGGCGGGAACGTGAGCTTCTACAACGCATCGCCGCGCTCTGTGGTCTACCCCACGCCCGTCATTGGGATGCTGGGGTTGGTGGAGGACGTGACGGCCGTCGTCGGCATGGGCTTTCGGGCGGAAGGGGATGTCGTGCTGCTGATTGGGCCGCAGCGGGCAGAGTTGGGCGGCTCGGAGTACCTGTGGCTCTTCCACGGGATGGTGGCCGGCGACGCGCCGACGCTGGAACTGGAGGAGGAACGCCGTCTTCAGCAACTGCTACTGACGGCCATCCGACGCCGGTGGCTCCGCTCGGCACACGACTGCTCCGAAGGGGGGCTGGCAATCTGCCTGGCCGAGAAGGCGATCGCCTCTGAGGGTGCGCTGGGGGCGGAGCTTGTCCTGCCGTGGGAGCTCACGGCGGCACAGCTCTTCGGGGAGGCGCAGACCCGGGTGGTGGTCTCCGTGCCACCTGAGCATGTGGCCGATGTGGTGCAACTCTGCCGGGAGTGGGGGCTGCCGTGTGTGGAGCTTGGCTGGGTCGTGCGTGACCGGTTCGTGCTGCAAGGGGTTGTGGAGACTACTGTGACCGAGCTCCGGCATCGGTACGAGCAAGCACTCCCGGAGCTCGTAGAGCGCATATGA